In Duganella zoogloeoides, a single genomic region encodes these proteins:
- a CDS encoding excinuclease ABC subunit UvrA, with amino-acid sequence MSKTKSSTENIDNGHVRVRGAREHNLKNVDVDIPRNALVVFTGVSGSGKSSLAFGTLYAEAQRRYLESVSPYARRLFHQMAVPEVDSIDGLPPAVALQQQRGAPTTRSSVGSVTTLSNSMRMLYSRAGDYPAGQQLLYAESFSPNTPQGACPQCHGLGRVYEATEQSMVPDDSLTIRERAVAAWPTAWHGQNLRDILVTLGYDVDTPWRDLPKKVRDWILFTDEQPTVPVYAGLTPAETKRALKRKETPSYQGTFTGARKYVLQTFAGTESAIMKKRVAQYLVGMDCPTCHGKRLRTESLSVTFCGHDITEIGRLPLKRLAELLLPFAEGRAVKPKDAAKHPEKAIVTQRIAEDLVARLGVLLDLGLGYLSMERATPTLSPGELQRLRLATAVRSSLFGVVYVLDEPSAGLHPADTEALLRALDRLKGAGNSLFVVEHALDVIRHADWIVDVGPQAGEHGGKVLYSGAPDGLRDVAESRTAGYLFERIERDLRAPREATGSLQLRGIERNNLRAVDVDIPLGVMTCVSGVSGSGKSSLVSQALVQLVRAQLGQDHVDAEAEGADPMLDASDASYAITLKGRIAHGMQGVRRLVQVDQKPIGRTPRSNLATYTGLFDHVRKLFAATRAARARKFDAGRFSFNVAKGRCPNCAGEGFVMVELLFLPSVYAPCPECEGARYNPETLAVRYNDRNIADVLKLTVDAAAEFFADQPPLRHALDVLRAVGLGYLRLGQPATELSGGEAQRIKLATELQRASRGDTLYVLDEPTTGLHPSDIDLLLAQLHGLVDAGNTVVLVEHNMQVLAAGDWVIDVGPGAGEEGGAIVFAGVPDALAKCKGSRTAPYLRKMLG; translated from the coding sequence ATGTCCAAGACAAAATCATCGACAGAAAATATCGACAACGGTCACGTGCGCGTGCGCGGCGCGCGCGAGCACAATCTGAAAAACGTCGATGTCGATATCCCGCGCAACGCGCTGGTGGTGTTTACCGGCGTTTCCGGTTCGGGCAAATCATCGCTTGCCTTCGGCACGCTGTACGCCGAGGCCCAGCGCCGCTACCTGGAGTCGGTGTCGCCGTATGCGCGCCGGCTGTTCCACCAGATGGCCGTGCCCGAGGTGGACAGCATCGACGGCCTGCCGCCGGCGGTGGCCCTGCAACAGCAGCGCGGCGCGCCCACCACGCGGTCGTCGGTGGGCAGCGTCACCACGCTGTCGAATTCGATGCGCATGCTGTATTCGCGTGCCGGCGATTACCCGGCCGGGCAGCAATTGCTGTACGCCGAATCGTTTTCGCCCAACACGCCGCAGGGCGCGTGCCCACAGTGCCACGGCCTGGGCCGCGTGTACGAAGCGACCGAGCAATCGATGGTGCCCGACGACAGTCTGACCATCCGCGAACGCGCGGTGGCCGCCTGGCCCACCGCCTGGCACGGCCAGAACCTGCGCGACATCCTGGTCACGCTCGGCTACGACGTCGATACGCCGTGGCGCGACCTGCCCAAAAAAGTGCGCGACTGGATACTGTTTACCGACGAGCAGCCCACGGTGCCGGTGTACGCGGGCCTGACCCCCGCCGAAACCAAGCGGGCATTGAAGCGCAAGGAAACCCCGAGCTACCAGGGCACATTCACCGGCGCGCGTAAATATGTGCTGCAAACCTTTGCCGGTACCGAGAGCGCGATCATGAAAAAACGCGTGGCGCAGTACCTGGTCGGCATGGATTGCCCGACCTGCCACGGCAAGCGGCTGCGCACCGAATCGCTGTCGGTCACGTTTTGTGGCCACGACATCACCGAGATCGGCCGGCTGCCGCTCAAGCGCCTGGCCGAACTGCTGCTGCCGTTTGCCGAAGGGCGAGCCGTCAAACCGAAGGACGCCGCAAAGCATCCGGAAAAAGCCATCGTCACCCAGCGCATCGCCGAGGACCTGGTGGCGCGCCTCGGTGTGCTGCTCGACCTGGGCCTCGGTTACCTGAGCATGGAGCGCGCCACCCCCACCTTGTCGCCGGGAGAATTGCAGCGCCTGCGGCTGGCGACGGCCGTGCGCTCGTCGCTGTTCGGCGTGGTGTATGTGCTCGACGAACCGTCCGCGGGTCTGCATCCGGCCGACACCGAAGCGCTGCTGCGCGCGCTCGACCGGCTCAAGGGTGCAGGCAATTCGCTGTTCGTGGTCGAACATGCGCTCGACGTGATCCGTCACGCCGACTGGATCGTCGATGTGGGACCTCAGGCCGGAGAACACGGTGGCAAAGTGCTGTACAGCGGTGCGCCGGACGGTTTGCGCGACGTGGCCGAATCGCGTACGGCCGGCTACCTGTTCGAGCGCATCGAACGCGATCTCCGTGCCCCGCGCGAAGCGACCGGCAGCCTGCAACTGCGCGGTATCGAGCGCAATAACCTGCGTGCAGTCGATGTCGATATTCCGCTCGGCGTGATGACCTGCGTGAGCGGCGTGTCCGGCTCCGGCAAATCGAGCCTGGTGAGCCAGGCGCTGGTGCAGCTGGTGCGCGCACAACTGGGTCAGGATCATGTCGATGCCGAGGCGGAAGGCGCCGATCCGATGCTGGACGCCAGCGATGCGAGTTATGCAATAACGCTCAAGGGCCGCATTGCCCACGGCATGCAGGGCGTGCGGCGGCTGGTGCAGGTCGATCAGAAACCGATCGGCCGCACGCCGCGCTCCAACCTGGCCACCTACACCGGATTATTCGACCACGTGCGCAAGCTGTTTGCCGCCACCAGGGCGGCGCGCGCCCGCAAGTTCGACGCCGGGCGTTTCTCGTTCAACGTCGCCAAGGGGCGCTGCCCCAACTGCGCCGGTGAAGGTTTCGTCATGGTGGAGCTGCTGTTTTTACCGAGCGTGTACGCGCCTTGCCCCGAGTGCGAGGGCGCGCGGTACAACCCGGAGACCCTGGCCGTGCGCTACAACGACCGCAATATCGCCGACGTGTTGAAACTTACCGTCGATGCGGCAGCCGAGTTCTTTGCGGACCAGCCGCCGCTACGTCACGCGCTCGACGTGCTGCGCGCGGTGGGCCTCGGTTACCTGCGCCTGGGCCAGCCGGCCACCGAGCTGTCGGGCGGCGAAGCGCAGCGCATCAAGCTGGCAACCGAATTGCAGCGCGCCAGCCGGGGCGACACTTTATATGTGCTCGATGAACCGACCACCGGCCTGCATCCGTCCGATATCGATCTGCTGCTCGCGCAATTGCATGGGCTGGTCGATGCCGGCAATACGGTAGTGTTGGTCGAGCACAATATGCAGGTGCTGGCGGCGGGGGACTGGGTGATCGACGTGGGGCCGGGGGCGGGCGAGGAGGGGGGCGCAATCGTGTTTGCGGGCGTGCCGGACGCGCTGGCAAAGTGCAAGGGGAGTCGGACGGCGCCGTATTTGCGAAAAATGCTTGGTTAG
- a CDS encoding ubiquinone-dependent pyruvate dehydrogenase: MAKTVAEVVIETLQQAGAKHCWGVPGDSLNYVTDAIRRSDIDWVHVRHEEVGGFAAGAEATLANRLTLCAGSCGPGSLHFVNGLFEAHRNRSPVVLIASQIKRDEQGFDFPQEVDYKPIFDQCSVFCQEIRTPAQARRVTAMAAQAALARRGVAVIILPVDVSQEAAGDEPPFSVHLAQPNIRPSENELNRIAEILNAGKKIAIYGGSGCEHAHGALMALAERLKAPIAHTSRAKDFIEPNNPYNVGMTGIFGVESGYHAVLECDTLLLLGCDFAWRQYYPSHARIIQIDIDPAHLGRRHPVELGVVGDIADTLRALAPRIQPRGDSTWLDDCVARHHKAMADLNERATPGDGDTIRPQYLTALIDKHASDDAIFTADGGSPMVWALRHTRALGTRRTIISLSHGTMANAMPQALGAKKAFPNRQVIALSGDGGLTMLLGDLITAVQENIAIKVAVFNNGSLGFVELEQKVEGLLDAYTELKNPDFAQVATAMGIHGTRVESAAALERAVIEWLAHPGPALLDVTTDKFELVMPPAVEAAQVLGTALYSAKAVLSGRGGDVLDLIKDNFIK; the protein is encoded by the coding sequence ATGGCAAAAACAGTCGCGGAAGTCGTCATCGAGACCCTGCAGCAGGCAGGAGCAAAGCACTGCTGGGGTGTGCCGGGCGACTCGCTCAACTACGTTACCGACGCCATCCGCCGCAGCGACATCGACTGGGTGCACGTGCGCCACGAGGAAGTGGGCGGCTTTGCGGCCGGTGCCGAGGCCACGCTTGCCAACCGCCTCACCTTGTGTGCGGGTTCGTGCGGGCCAGGCAGCCTGCATTTTGTGAACGGCCTGTTCGAGGCGCACCGCAACCGCTCGCCGGTGGTGCTGATCGCCAGCCAGATCAAGCGCGACGAACAGGGTTTCGATTTTCCGCAGGAAGTCGATTACAAGCCAATCTTCGACCAGTGCAGCGTGTTCTGCCAGGAGATCCGTACGCCGGCACAAGCGCGCCGCGTGACCGCCATGGCAGCCCAGGCGGCGCTGGCCAGGCGCGGCGTGGCCGTGATCATTTTGCCGGTGGACGTTTCGCAGGAAGCAGCCGGCGACGAGCCGCCGTTCAGTGTGCACCTGGCGCAACCGAATATCCGCCCGTCCGAGAACGAACTCAATCGCATTGCCGAAATCCTCAACGCCGGCAAGAAGATCGCCATCTATGGCGGCTCCGGATGCGAGCACGCGCACGGCGCCCTGATGGCGCTGGCCGAACGCCTGAAAGCGCCGATTGCCCACACCTCGCGCGCCAAGGATTTTATTGAACCGAACAATCCGTACAACGTCGGCATGACCGGCATCTTCGGCGTGGAATCCGGTTATCACGCCGTGCTCGAATGCGACACCTTGCTGCTGTTGGGCTGCGACTTCGCCTGGCGCCAGTACTATCCAAGCCATGCGCGCATCATCCAGATCGATATCGACCCGGCCCACCTGGGCCGCCGCCATCCGGTCGAATTGGGCGTGGTGGGCGACATCGCCGACACCCTGCGCGCGCTGGCGCCGCGCATCCAGCCCCGTGGCGACAGCACCTGGCTCGACGACTGCGTGGCGCGCCACCACAAGGCCATGGCAGACCTCAACGAGCGCGCCACACCCGGCGACGGCGACACCATCCGCCCGCAATACCTGACCGCGCTGATCGACAAGCATGCCAGCGATGACGCCATCTTCACGGCGGACGGCGGCTCGCCGATGGTCTGGGCGCTGCGCCATACGCGCGCGCTGGGCACGCGCCGCACCATCATCAGTCTCTCGCACGGCACCATGGCCAACGCCATGCCACAGGCGCTGGGCGCCAAAAAGGCGTTCCCCAACCGCCAGGTGATCGCACTGTCGGGCGACGGCGGCCTGACCATGCTGCTGGGCGACCTGATTACCGCAGTGCAGGAAAATATCGCCATCAAGGTGGCAGTGTTCAACAACGGTTCGCTGGGCTTCGTGGAACTGGAACAAAAGGTCGAGGGACTGCTGGACGCTTACACCGAATTGAAGAACCCCGACTTCGCCCAGGTGGCGACAGCGATGGGCATCCACGGCACCCGCGTGGAATCGGCCGCTGCGCTCGAGCGCGCGGTGATCGAATGGCTGGCCCATCCCGGACCGGCGCTGCTGGACGTGACCACCGATAAATTCGAACTGGTGATGCCGCCGGCAGTGGAAGCGGCGCAGGTGCTGGGCACCGCGCTGTATTCGGCCAAGGCAGTACTGAGCGGTCGCGGTGGCGACGTGCTGGACCTGATCAAGGATAACTTCATCAAATAG
- a CDS encoding HupE/UreJ family protein translates to MALAASGNAMAHPGHAEGAVAGLMHPLTGLDHILAMVAVGLWAAQLGGRAQWLLPASFVGFLAVGGVLGASGVVLPMAEAGIVTSVLLLGLLIGFAVKLKAAPAALAVGMFALCHGYAHGAEMPAMGSGMLYGVGFVAASAALHVSGLGLARAVQSRGNWLRAGGAAISLAGVWLGLAA, encoded by the coding sequence ATGGCACTGGCCGCAAGCGGCAACGCCATGGCGCACCCGGGCCACGCCGAAGGCGCCGTCGCGGGCCTGATGCATCCGCTCACCGGCCTCGATCACATCCTGGCGATGGTGGCGGTGGGCCTGTGGGCCGCGCAACTGGGCGGCCGCGCGCAGTGGCTGCTGCCGGCCAGCTTCGTCGGCTTCCTGGCCGTGGGCGGCGTGCTGGGCGCCAGCGGCGTCGTGCTGCCGATGGCGGAGGCGGGCATCGTCACGTCGGTGCTGCTGCTGGGCCTTCTGATCGGCTTCGCGGTGAAACTCAAGGCCGCGCCGGCGGCGCTGGCAGTGGGCATGTTCGCGCTGTGCCACGGCTACGCGCACGGCGCGGAAATGCCGGCCATGGGCAGCGGCATGTTGTACGGTGTGGGTTTCGTGGCCGCCAGCGCCGCACTGCACGTGTCGGGCCTGGGCCTGGCGCGCGCGGTGCAATCGCGCGGCAACTGGCTGCGCGCCGGTGGCGCAGCCATTTCGCTCGCGGGTGTGTGGCTCGGTCTCGCCGCCTGA
- a CDS encoding CobW family GTP-binding protein → MKQLIPVTIVTGFLGAGKTTLLRSLVERRQTRRLALLINEFGEISVDGAVVRDAVGASTQVYVQDFAHGLIAYGDDEQFVPAMLALAARRAQIDHVLIETSGLALPTAVMEQLQGAELAEHFILDATLAVVDTPLLLSDRFEHGGSNAPAATMFDQQLEYADVVVLNKIDGVDEDALLAAETRVRERAPKVRFLELAYNAQLDIRLALGLRLHQPARIDHAHVYAAVATMPGQDAAPLAVQTRLNGHAHSGLGAHSHGLATHKHFHEQDPGWLSFVLRSDAPQDADQLAQALSEAARAEPILRSKGYVHSEDGDGAMLVQGVRTRVSVHRDRDRATAPRSQLVFIGYHINRGKIAALLSERTGTKWH, encoded by the coding sequence ATGAAGCAGCTGATTCCCGTCACCATCGTCACCGGCTTTCTCGGCGCCGGCAAGACCACGCTGCTGCGCAGCCTGGTCGAGCGCCGCCAGACGCGCCGGCTGGCGTTGCTGATCAACGAGTTCGGCGAGATCTCGGTGGATGGCGCCGTGGTGCGCGATGCGGTGGGCGCCAGCACGCAGGTATATGTGCAGGACTTCGCCCACGGCCTGATCGCCTACGGCGACGACGAGCAGTTCGTGCCGGCCATGCTGGCCCTGGCCGCGCGCCGCGCCCAGATCGACCATGTGCTGATCGAGACGTCCGGCCTGGCGCTGCCCACGGCCGTGATGGAGCAGTTGCAAGGCGCCGAGTTGGCCGAGCACTTCATCCTCGACGCCACGCTGGCCGTGGTCGATACGCCGTTGCTGCTGTCGGACCGCTTCGAACACGGTGGCAGCAACGCACCGGCCGCCACCATGTTCGACCAGCAGCTCGAATATGCCGACGTGGTGGTGCTCAACAAGATCGATGGCGTCGATGAAGACGCTCTACTGGCCGCCGAAACGCGGGTGCGCGAACGCGCCCCCAAGGTGCGCTTCCTCGAACTGGCCTACAACGCGCAGCTCGATATCCGCCTGGCGCTGGGACTGCGGCTGCACCAGCCTGCGCGCATCGACCACGCCCATGTGTATGCAGCAGTGGCCACCATGCCTGGCCAGGATGCGGCGCCGCTGGCGGTGCAGACGCGGCTCAACGGCCATGCCCACTCGGGCCTGGGCGCGCACAGTCACGGCCTGGCCACCCACAAGCACTTCCACGAGCAGGATCCGGGCTGGCTGTCGTTCGTGCTGCGCAGCGATGCGCCGCAGGATGCGGACCAGCTGGCGCAGGCGCTGTCGGAAGCCGCCAGGGCCGAACCGATCTTGCGCAGCAAGGGCTATGTGCACAGCGAAGATGGCGACGGCGCCATGCTGGTGCAGGGCGTGCGCACGCGGGTGTCGGTCCACCGCGACCGTGACCGCGCCACGGCGCCGCGCTCGCAGCTGGTCTTTATCGGCTACCACATCAATCGCGGCAAGATCGCCGCGCTGCTGTCGGAACGCACCGGCACCAAGTGGCACTGA
- the cobJ gene encoding precorrin-3B C(17)-methyltransferase, which translates to MSGVLNLVSVGPGYEDLIVPRAIAALKDSDVIVAYELYLRWIAPHIEGKQIFSPPLTQERERAQLAIEHARNGARVSLISSGDIGIYAMAALAYEEMREDDTYTVNLVPGVTSANACASLLGSPLSHDFATLSLSDLLCPWEWIEHRARHIAQADLACVMYNVQSASRQEGVYRVLQLMLESKAPGTLCGVVRNAYRPGQQVDIYRLDELPGLKFDMLTTIVVGNRFTAKKRGQIFTPRGYNDWAQPEGPLAVKAAQQEDQLPGNAVWVFSGTSDGNALAADLAAANIGPVVVSAASDHGGEIARQDCPGVAIWSGRQGVEARRRVLNAKGARVLLDATHPYARNMSEQLMALSKELGIPYLRFERPSEYAPHDGEACASIEEAAARAVATGQRIFLATGSKDLATFMQTAGAADKQWFVRQTAEPELIERALALGIPRERICAMQGPFSAEFNTALWRDWGIDCVVTKDSGGAGGYQAKVQAAKALGIPLLVVARPQLAYPAMVANVADVVDALHALKPGPAAA; encoded by the coding sequence ATGAGTGGTGTTTTGAATCTGGTGTCGGTGGGCCCCGGTTACGAGGACTTGATCGTCCCGCGTGCGATTGCGGCCTTGAAGGACAGCGACGTGATCGTCGCCTATGAACTGTACTTGCGCTGGATCGCGCCCCATATCGAGGGCAAGCAGATTTTCAGCCCGCCGCTCACGCAGGAGCGCGAACGCGCGCAACTGGCGATCGAGCATGCGCGCAATGGCGCCAGGGTCTCCCTGATTTCGAGCGGCGACATCGGCATCTACGCGATGGCCGCGCTGGCGTACGAGGAAATGCGCGAGGACGATACCTACACGGTGAACCTGGTGCCGGGCGTGACGTCGGCCAACGCCTGTGCATCGCTGCTTGGCTCTCCGCTGTCGCACGACTTTGCGACGCTTAGCCTGTCGGACCTGCTGTGCCCCTGGGAGTGGATCGAACACCGCGCGCGCCACATCGCCCAGGCCGACCTGGCCTGCGTGATGTACAACGTGCAGAGCGCCAGCCGCCAGGAAGGCGTGTACCGGGTGCTGCAACTGATGCTCGAATCGAAAGCGCCGGGCACGCTGTGCGGCGTGGTGCGCAATGCGTACCGCCCGGGCCAGCAGGTGGACATTTATCGCCTCGACGAGCTGCCGGGACTGAAGTTCGACATGCTGACCACCATCGTGGTCGGCAACCGGTTTACGGCAAAAAAGCGGGGCCAGATTTTTACCCCGCGCGGCTATAACGACTGGGCGCAGCCTGAAGGTCCGCTGGCTGTAAAAGCCGCCCAGCAGGAGGACCAACTTCCCGGGAATGCCGTGTGGGTCTTCTCCGGCACGAGCGACGGCAATGCGCTGGCCGCCGACCTGGCCGCAGCCAACATCGGCCCGGTGGTGGTGTCGGCCGCCAGCGACCATGGTGGCGAGATTGCGCGCCAGGATTGCCCGGGCGTGGCCATCTGGTCGGGCCGGCAGGGCGTGGAAGCGCGCCGCCGCGTGTTGAACGCCAAGGGCGCGCGCGTGCTGCTCGACGCCACCCATCCCTATGCGCGCAATATGTCGGAACAACTGATGGCGTTGTCAAAAGAGCTGGGGATTCCCTACCTGCGCTTCGAGCGGCCCAGCGAGTACGCGCCGCACGATGGCGAAGCCTGCGCCTCGATCGAGGAAGCCGCTGCTCGTGCGGTCGCAACTGGCCAGCGCATCTTCCTGGCGACGGGATCGAAAGACCTGGCCACCTTCATGCAGACTGCGGGCGCGGCTGACAAACAGTGGTTCGTGCGCCAGACGGCGGAGCCGGAACTGATCGAACGCGCCCTGGCACTGGGCATCCCGCGCGAGCGCATCTGCGCCATGCAGGGCCCCTTCTCGGCTGAATTCAACACCGCGCTGTGGCGCGACTGGGGCATCGACTGCGTGGTGACCAAGGACTCCGGCGGCGCCGGCGGCTACCAGGCCAAGGTGCAGGCAGCCAAGGCGCTCGGCATTCCGCTGCTGGTCGTGGCGCGGCCGCAATTGGCTTATCCGGCCATGGTGGCCAATGTGGCCGATGTCGTCGATGCGCTGCATGCACTCAAGCCAGGACCAGCCGCAGCATGA